Sequence from the Segatella copri genome:
TGGCTATTCTACAACGCAATGGAACGGCAGAAATTGCAGTTATTACCATTGGTGATGGAGTAGGTCGCAGATTTGAAGATTGGTATAATATTGTAGCAAGTATTCCAACTATCAAAATCATTGTTGGATGTTGTCGTACAAAACATGGGACATTCGCCTATCTCAAAAAATTTGCAATGACTCATCAATATACAATGGTTGTAACGCATCCATATTTTCAAGAGATGCCTGTTTTGACTAAGGGTTCACCTATTGCAAACTATTGGAACGCAATTTTTGCAAACCAGCTATTAGACATGATACATTTACACTTGTAAACAATATTGGGAATAATAACAAATAAACTATAGAATATGAAAAAGATTTATCTAATCATGATACTCTTCTTTGCGACAGCATCGGGAGTATTTGCACAAACTGCCAACATTGTCACCCTCACGCTAAAAGCCAAGTCTGGTGAAGCAGAAGCACAGAATGCTCTGGGCGAAGCATATTATGATGGGAAAGGGGTTACGGAAAATTTACCTGAAGCAGTAAAATGGTTCACAAGAGCTGCAGAACAAGAAAATGTTAAAGCAGAAAACAACTTAGGCAACTGCTATTACAATGGCTATGGAGTATACGAGAACTATGGAGAAGCCGTAAAATGGTACACAAAAGCAGCTGAACAAGGATGTGCAGAAGCACAAAACAGCTTAGGATACTGTTATGAATTTGGCGAAGGAGTAGACAAGAATCTTAAAGAAGCCGTAAAATGGTATACAAAAGCTGCAGAACAAGGACTACCGGTGGCACAATGCAACTTGGGAGTCTGCTATAAATATGGCAACGGGGTAGAAAAGAACCTTGAAGAAACCATAAAATGGTATACAAAAGCAGCCAACCAAGGATATGCGAAGGCTCAATATTATCTGGCACTTTCCTATGATAAAGGCGAAGGTGTAGCTAAGAATGATTCGGAAGCTATGAAATGGTATCTCAAAGCGGTAAAAAACAATTCGCCAGAAGCAGCCTATTATTATGGTGGAATGCTCTTAGCGGGTGACAAGCAAAAGGGTGTAACAAAAAACATACCAGAAGGAGTCAAATATTTGCGCAAGGCAGCTGATCTAAAAAACCTTGATGCAATTCAGGCTTTGGTTGGTGCCTATTGTTTGAAAATGGAAGGTGAGAATGATTTTGGCATTAGCAAATATCTTTCTTACGCTGACTTTGTTAAGTATCTGAAAATTGGTGCAGAACAAGGAAATCAAGACATGAAAACTATTCTGGCCAATTTACCAAATTATAAATCAAGGATAGCACAAGAAAAAAGTCTTGTAGCGAAATATGGACAGAGAGCATACGACAACATCAAAAAGGGAAAGGTTTATATAGGTATGCCAGAAGGTATCCTTACTGAATTCAAGACTTTTGAGACTGATGGTAGCAGATATCAAATGTACAAATACAATGGTCCTTACAGAGACTTAGTTGGTACTTACAAACAATATATCCCTTCCTATGGTCTCCGACTGGCTAATCTTCTTGGGAAGGTATTCCCTAGAATCGTAAAGGTTAGAAACGGAAAGGTTACAAATGTCATATATTAATAACATTATTAAGTGGACTCATAAAAGCATTACATTTATTATGAAGCATTCATTTTTACAAACATTAAGCATCACTTTTTCCTCTAAAATCGGAAAAAGTATCATTTTAGCAATATTCGTTATGCTAACAGGAAGCCCAACCTTCGGACAAGCAAGACGAGGCACTACACAAAAAGCCAATACAACAACTGTCACTAAGCCAAGCCCAAATTTGGTGAACGACTTTAACAAAAAAATCAAAAACCATTATTTCTTCAACAATAAGTCGAACAATAATGAGTGGGACATAGTATTCAAACCTGCTAATACTGAAGGAAAAGGCGGTGGAAATATCGTGATACCTATATCTAAACTTGGTCTCTCATTCTCATACAACATCACTGCAAACGGAAGTATCTATATCAAGATTGACAACGTCAAGATGAAGGAGGAGAAGATAACATGGCAAACTAATCCCGATGGGGTCATTTTAGAAGATCTGTTTTTCCAATTGCAGAGCGACTCACTTAAATACGATGAACTTGTAAATTGGAATCCAAACGAAGAGTCAGTTTACAACGAAGTCAATGAAATTGATAAAGTTGATGAAAAGCCATCTTTTCCTGGTGGTGAAAGTGCAATGAAGTCTTATCTGAACAGCAATGTAAAATATCCTGATGTAGCACAGGAAAATGGCGTACAAGGACGTGTAATCGTAGAGAGTATCATAGAGAAAGACGGCTCCATGTCTGACGTTAAGGTTATTAGAAGTGTTGACCCGTCACTTGACAGGGAAGCCCTGCGTGTTGTTAAGGCTATGCCGAAATGGACACCAGCAAAACTAAAAGGAATACCTGTACGAACCAAATGTACAACACCTGTCGTTTTTAGATTACAATAAGGATCTATACCCAAAACGGGAAAGTAGCTTCTATAAAGTGTAAATTTCAAATTACAAGACAATGAAAAAGAAACATTTTTTAATCATGATGTTTGTATGTTTCACAACAAGCATCACAAGTTGCTCAAACAACAAGAATAACAAGGAGGAGAATGGAATAGATTCAGTTGCCATAGCGCAAGCTAAAGCAGACAGTATTGCCAGATGCGATAGCATAGCTCGTGCTGATAGTATTGCAAAAGCAGACAGTATTGCTAAATCAAACAATTTGGCAGTAGGTATGTCTGTAAAGGAGGCATTACAGAAGCCTGGTGTCAAGAAAGATTATGCAGATGCATTTGATGGTCAACACGAAGGAGATGCCTTGGTGTTGATACAAAACGGCAAGAAGTTTCTCACAAATGTTAGTTATCACATGAAGAACGGCTTTGCTGAATGTGATCATCTCAACTTTACCCTTTTGCCAGACAGTTATGAAGGTGACATCACTCTGGTTAGAGCCAAGGACTGTGCAGCATCCGCAAAAATTGTAAAGGAAATCAAATAACAAGCCTCATGAGACATTCTATTATCACAGCATTAGGCGTTTGCCTAGTCGCATCATTTACCGCCTGTGGCAACAAACAGACTAAAGATGCAGAAACCGTAGACAGTACGGTGATAAAAGACACCATCGTTTCCGAAAAAGTAGAGCCACAAGTAGACTCTACAAAAATCTTTAGCGACACAGTTGCACAAAGAGGGAAAATGGTATATAAGGTAACTCGCCAAGTTGAAGACGACATCGTATATGATGACGAAAGAGACTTGGATAAGAGTACAGCCACAGAATCTTTGCGTCTCACCTTCAAGAACAATGGCAAAGTCAGCATCAAGGAAACATTGCAAGACGATGCTACTTGGAGTGGAGAATGGGAAGCGAATGGCTATGACATAACCGTTTACGCCAACGATCTAGTCCTACGAGGTACCGTTTCCAAAGATTACAAGACACTTGAACTTACCTCAGAATCTATCAGCAAAGTAAGTTGGACAGGTTCTAGAAAATTAAGACTTCAATAAACCAATTACACTCATGGCTTTCCTATTGATATAATAGCGAATGCCATGAGTGTTTTTTATTTTCCTCCTAAGAATAGTATCTGTTATGAAAACGGACATTAAAATACCGTTTACCGCAAAAACACAAAGTAAAGTACCGCAAAAATACAAAGTAAAATACCGTTAAAACACAAAATAAAATACCACAAAAATACAAAATTATTTGTAGATTCCACTATTTATTACTATCTTTGCAAACAAAAATATATTGAATATGAAGTATTTAGATAGAATAGCAGACAGAATGCTCCGACTTCGTCTGGAAGCCTTTGGAGCAGTACAGATTGTTGGACCAAAATGGTGCGGAAAAACCACTACGGCCATGCAGCAGTCAAAGAGCGTAATCAAGATGCAAGATCCAGATAAGCGTGAAGGATATCTGGCGACGGCACGCACCAAACCATCCTTGCTGCTCAAAGGCGAAACACCACGACTGATAGACGAGTGGCAGGTAGCACCAGTTTTATGGGATGCTGTTCGGAATACCGTAGATGAGCGAAACCAGAAAGGTCAGTTTATCTTAACCGGTTCTACAGTCGTCGAAGACAAAAACGGAGAAATCATGCATACGGGTACTGGCCGCATCTCCAAGATGCCCATGTATCCTATGAGCCTTTATGAGTCAAAGGAATCAACAGGCACCATATCTTTACGTTTATTGTTTGATGACCCAGCTTACGATATTGATGGATTTCTGTCAGACATGACCGTGGAGAAACTGATTTTTGCTGCTTGCCGAGGCGGTTGGCCAGCATCATTGGACGTCACTTCGCAGGAGGCACAATTACTGATAGCACAGGATTACGTAAATGTGATTTGCGATGAAGATATATCGAGGGTAGATGGCGTAAGAAGACAGCCAGCTTTGGCTCGACTCATCATGCGTTCTTATGCCCGGAACATCTGCACCCTCGTCAAGAAATCCAAGATGTTGGCAGACATCACGGTAGAAATGGAGAAAACGTCGATGCCAACATTTGATGATTATGTTTCTGCCCTGCAACGATTGTTTGTCATAGAAGATGTGGAGGCATGGTGTCCGGCAATCCGCTCAGCCGCTGCAATCCGTTCGGGAGCCAAGCGTTGCTTTGTAGATCCTTCCATAGCTGTTGCTGCTTTGGGTATGTCACCAAGAAGTCTGGAATTAGACCTTCGAACCTTTGGTTTCATATTCGAGTGTATGTGCATTCGCGACCTGAAGGTATATTCGCAAGCCTTGGGAGGTAGAGTCTCTTACTATCACGACCGCTATGACCTGGAGGCAGACATCGTGCTTCATCTTGCAGATGGCCGCTATGCCTTGATAGAATGCAAGTTGGGTAGTCGGGAGATAGAAGATGGTGCCAAGCATCTCCTGCAACTACGGGATCTGATTCGTGAGAAGAACAAGACAGAGCATCAGATGCCACTCAGAGAACCAGACCTGCTGATTGTCATGACAGGAGGCGAAATGGCTTATACCAGGGAAGATGGAGTAAAGGTTATACCTTTGGCTACATTAAAAGACTAAGAAAAGGGCACTCATCCTTACCTCACTTAGGATACCACCGCCCTAACTACCTTTTTTAACATAGTTAGGGCGGACTTATAAGCCAGCGAATTCAATAATAAAGCGCCAATACTTTTTTTCAAAATATTGGCGCTTTTTTTTGAAATTTTCCCCTCATATTACTATATTATAAAGGTATAACCAAAAAGAAAGAATAAAATGGCAAATAAAATGTCTTTATGTATCATCAAATACACCTATACTCGATATGTAGGGGTGGATATCGAAAAATATACTCGGGGACTATTCGAGTATGTGAAGGAAGAGTTTGGGGAGTTTCAACCACAAATGTCAGAGCCTGGAACTATACCTGATATGCCAGACTATCTGGACATCGTGCTCTGCAAAAAGGACGGAAGTATCTTCTACGAAATGGATATCCAAAGACGTGCCATCAACATCCCGCATGATTGTCAAATGGATGGATTAGTATTGGAAATCTTTATCCAGAACTGCGATGGCACGAGATACAAAAAAAGACATGCATATCCCAAGCCTTGGTGGAACCATAAAGCTAACGGCAAGTCGGACATGAGAAAACTGAAAATTCATAAAACTATCAGCAAAAGGAATCTTAACAATCAAGAAGGCAAAGACTCTGAAGGCATCAGAATACCTGAACTTAGATCTCAGATTCTCAAGTTTCATAAATTCTTAAAATAACCATCCCATGACATACGAAGAATTCAAGCAATTGGCTGAACATCCACAGCATCGGGATGTTCCTGCCATCTTCAAGCTCGAAGTATTAGAAACAGAAGAGCTGGAGGAGAAAAAGCGTTCACATTATCCGAAATATAAGGTGAACACCTATTGTCCGCAAGCCTTCACTACAACTTTGGAGGAGGCAGAGAGACTGATGCACCAGGATGTCCTTTACCGCAAGAAGATGAAGGAGGAAGACGACTATCCGCTGGATACCTTCTGCTATTATATCTCGGAGATTCCGCTGGGACTGTTGCACTACGACCGTGAATGTCTTTCTGAAAGAGTGTATGACGGTGAGGGAAAACTGATCGACCGGTCTTACTGCTGTTCGAGGTTCAGCATCTACTATCCGGGAGTCTGCGATTCGCCTGCATACGACCGTCATCCTGACGAGACCTTCCGAGGCAGAAACACAGAACAGATCAGATTCAAGAAGGGTGACATCGTGGAAGTATATCGTGGCGATGAGGTGAAACTTGCCATCGTTGTAGGTACTCCGCTTACCACGGAATGGATCTGGGAGAGAAACCAGGCTGCCAAGGATAAAAGGGGATTGGATAAACTGCCATATGATGAGACAGATGACAGCTATACCGTGATAGATGGTCCCGGCTACGAATACCACGACCACGTTCCGTCGCTGTATGTCTTCGCCCCTCACTATCATGTGCCGCTCTATCTTCAGAGACGATTCAAGGGGTATTTGGAAAAGGCTGAGAAAAAGCAGAAAGAAGAGGAGGAGAAAGACAGGATCTTTCGCCAGGCTCACGATTGCAGCTACAGCAACAAGGAACAGATTGAGAAGTCAGAAAAGTGCGGCTGTTTCTTCTGCGGCGAAATCTTCTCGCCATCCGAAATCACAGATTACCTCCCTGATGAGCCGCCTACAGCTGAATGTCCCTTCTGTTATACCGACTCCGTAATAGGTGATGCCTCCGGCTTCCCTATCACCAAGGAATTCTTGAAGAAAATGAAGAAGAGATGGTTCTAGGCAAAATAAGGAAAATCGCCCTAAGATGAGACTTCCATCCATCATACCGTCAGGAGACTGTAAATCCTTGAAGTTAGCACATAAAAACGGGTACACTATACCAAAATTAAAAAAATCTTTTAATTTGCTTGGTTGTTTAGAGAAAAAAACGTAATTTTGCTGCTGTAAATTGATATTTCTGTCATGAAACCAAAGAAAACAAATCTAGAACTTGCCGAAGAAGACAAGGAGAAAGGCAGAGTTACCCATTGGAATTCTGTTGATGAAATGTTTGATACTATCTTAGGGGAATAATGTATAAACTTGACACTACTAAGAGATTTGACAAAGCTTTAAAACTTTGCAAAAAGCGCGGCTATCTATACAGTTAGAGGGGTGCTATTAATAAAAAAGAAGCAGGATGGAAGACTGGTCCACCCTGCTATTTTTATTAGAATACCTTTACGAAACGGTCGATGTCAACCGAAAGCCCTACTGAGAAGGTGCGGCCGGTGGTCATCGCAGAACTCCAATAATAGTTCTTTGGCGTATAACCGAAAAGATTATCTACCGTAAGATTCAGATTGACGGCATCCAGAAATCGCTGCTGAAGCGTGAACTTCCACAACTGATAACTGCTGTCATGCTTCTTGATGTTCGTATCAGGAGCAGACAGGTATCTGCCTGACAGAGCGGCATTGATGCGATAGAACGAACAGAGCTGGCGATCGTAGTCGAGACGCCAGGTAGCTGAATGCGGACGAGGCTGGGAGAACTGGGAATCTACACTTCTGCCACCCACATGGAGATAACTGTAGTCGAGTTTCACACCGAGTCCCATATCCGAACGGTACTGGGCACTGAAGTCGATGCCGCTCACCTCTACTCCATCCTCGTTGCAATAACGCGAAGCCACATCCGGCTGACCGGTTCCCGGGATATAATCGGCATAATCCTCGGTAGTGATGCGCTTATCATACTTATTATAATAGCCCATCAGGGTAAGACTATACTGACCAGTAAAGAAGCCAGCATTCTTCACCCTTCCGGTATGCTCCAGCGCCAGGTTGTAGTTGTTGCTCTTCTCCGGCTTCAGATCCGGATTACCGTAAATCATCTGCATACCTGCCATATCAAAGTTCATATACATCTCCTTGAGCGTTGGGGCACGGAATCCGCCGGCATAGTTGGCACGGATGGAGAAACCCTTCCACTTGGTCATCAGAGCCAGACGACCAGTAGTGGCATGCTGGCTGGATGCAGAGAAGTAATCATGACGAAGACTTGCCACGATGTTCAACCACTGCAAAGGATTGTAATCGAACTGGGCGAAGGCATCACATGAATTCTGATTCTTTGATTCATTATCCTCAAACTGATAGGTGGTAAGATAATCGTTCAGGAAATCTGCACCTACCGTCAATGTATTCTTGCCGAAGATATGGGAATACAGGGCACGGACGGTGTTCTGACGGTTGGTATAATCATGGTCGTGAGTACGCTCATCATTCACATATCGAGCCTTGTCATACTGGTCGAAGCCGTAAGAAATCTCCAGATTATCATTCTCCGAAAGATTCATCACGGTCTTCAGTCCGGCAGAATAATCCATGTAATGATCATCATAGTTGCTGCGCTTACTGATACGATTGAAATAACCGCCACGACCTATCAGTTTTACCTTATCAGAGAGCTTGTAGGTAAGTCGCTCTTTCACATTGAAAGTCTCGCCACCATAAATATGGAGGATGTTGGATTCTGTATCGAAGGGACTGGTGAGCTGAACCTCATCCGATGTGGTGCGCTGGATGCTGGTCTGCGAATTCCACTTTCTGGCATTGAAGCTGAAGCTTCCACCGTGGCGCCACTCCTTGTTGAAGTCGTTGTAGCGGGTGTTGACATTAGCAGTCCAAGGCTCGCTGTTTTCACGGGAGATGATGTTGATGACTCCGGCTACGGCATTGGCGCCATAGAGCGCCGAAGCAGCACCCTTTACTATCTCGATACGTCCTACATTATCCAAGTTCAGACGACTATAATCTACATTATCCATGGTTTCGCCAGCCAATCGCTCGCCATCTACGAGGAAGAGCACGGCATTTCCACCGAAACCATTCATATTGAGAGAAGTCTCCTGATTCATGGCATAGCCGAATTCCAGACCCGGCATCTGCTCGGTGAGGAGGTCCTGGATATTGGTAGCATCAGCTATCTTGATATCATTGGCGGTAATCAGACGGGTTACCACAGGAGCATCCTTCAAAGCCTTCGGAGTTCGGGTTGCGGTAACTACCACCTGATCGAGGGCAGTAGCATCCGGTTGAAGGCGAAGCACATGCTGCTCACCTTTTCTCTCATCCGCTTTCAGTACGAAAGTCTGAGTCTGATAGCCCACAAAGCTCACCTTCACTCTCACCGCTCCATCCTTGCTGTAAGGAATGCGGAAATATCCGTCTTCATCAGTTGTTACCCCACCCTTTGCATGCAAAATCTGGACGGTAGCACCCGCCAGAGGTGCGCCCGAATCATCGAGCACCCTACCCACGACATCGCCCTGGGTTTCGGCTTTCAGATTCAGGCACAATCCGCAAAGGATTAGGAATAGTGCGAATATCTTTTGTTTCATCGAATTATATCAAAGCTTATCCTGAAACAATCCTTTTATTTTGTACAAACAAACTTACCAATCATTGGCATAGGCATTTTGCCATACTGCACAGAATAGTTGACGGTCAGGGTTTTGTCCTTCAATGTACCATGCAAAGTAACTGTGTACTTCTTCTCTGCACCATTCACGGTAATAGTACCTGCATAGTTCTCCTGAGAGAAAGCATAAGCACCGTTAGAACCGGAAGCCTTCACAGCAGGTACCTCCAGAGCAGGAAGAGCCATCATACCCTCGCCGCAAGCAGGTAAGGTAACCTTGACTGTAGCATCATCTACAGCCTCAATCTTCATGGTAAGATTATCGTATGTAGAAGCCTCGCCCATTACGGTCATATTCAAACTACCGGTATAGGTACCCGCAATTTCCTTTGCCGCAGCTACTGCTACAGGATCATCATCGCTGCTGCAAGAGCTGAATGCTACACACATAGAAACCAAAGCCAACATCATGGCCATCATTGTCTTAAACTTTTTCATTTTTCTTTATTTTTCTTTTAGTTACAATAATATTTTCTGTTTGAGGGGATTTGCAATCCCCGATTATTTATCTTCCGGAACATAGATGATTTCGCCATTCTCCAGCTGGTAAGCAATGCCAACCTTCTT
This genomic interval carries:
- a CDS encoding tetratricopeptide repeat protein, whose protein sequence is MKKIYLIMILFFATASGVFAQTANIVTLTLKAKSGEAEAQNALGEAYYDGKGVTENLPEAVKWFTRAAEQENVKAENNLGNCYYNGYGVYENYGEAVKWYTKAAEQGCAEAQNSLGYCYEFGEGVDKNLKEAVKWYTKAAEQGLPVAQCNLGVCYKYGNGVEKNLEETIKWYTKAANQGYAKAQYYLALSYDKGEGVAKNDSEAMKWYLKAVKNNSPEAAYYYGGMLLAGDKQKGVTKNIPEGVKYLRKAADLKNLDAIQALVGAYCLKMEGENDFGISKYLSYADFVKYLKIGAEQGNQDMKTILANLPNYKSRIAQEKSLVAKYGQRAYDNIKKGKVYIGMPEGILTEFKTFETDGSRYQMYKYNGPYRDLVGTYKQYIPSYGLRLANLLGKVFPRIVKVRNGKVTNVIY
- a CDS encoding energy transducer TonB yields the protein MKHSFLQTLSITFSSKIGKSIILAIFVMLTGSPTFGQARRGTTQKANTTTVTKPSPNLVNDFNKKIKNHYFFNNKSNNNEWDIVFKPANTEGKGGGNIVIPISKLGLSFSYNITANGSIYIKIDNVKMKEEKITWQTNPDGVILEDLFFQLQSDSLKYDELVNWNPNEESVYNEVNEIDKVDEKPSFPGGESAMKSYLNSNVKYPDVAQENGVQGRVIVESIIEKDGSMSDVKVIRSVDPSLDREALRVVKAMPKWTPAKLKGIPVRTKCTTPVVFRLQ
- a CDS encoding ATP-binding protein, which encodes MKYLDRIADRMLRLRLEAFGAVQIVGPKWCGKTTTAMQQSKSVIKMQDPDKREGYLATARTKPSLLLKGETPRLIDEWQVAPVLWDAVRNTVDERNQKGQFILTGSTVVEDKNGEIMHTGTGRISKMPMYPMSLYESKESTGTISLRLLFDDPAYDIDGFLSDMTVEKLIFAACRGGWPASLDVTSQEAQLLIAQDYVNVICDEDISRVDGVRRQPALARLIMRSYARNICTLVKKSKMLADITVEMEKTSMPTFDDYVSALQRLFVIEDVEAWCPAIRSAAAIRSGAKRCFVDPSIAVAALGMSPRSLELDLRTFGFIFECMCIRDLKVYSQALGGRVSYYHDRYDLEADIVLHLADGRYALIECKLGSREIEDGAKHLLQLRDLIREKNKTEHQMPLREPDLLIVMTGGEMAYTREDGVKVIPLATLKD
- a CDS encoding TonB-dependent receptor, which encodes MKQKIFALFLILCGLCLNLKAETQGDVVGRVLDDSGAPLAGATVQILHAKGGVTTDEDGYFRIPYSKDGAVRVKVSFVGYQTQTFVLKADERKGEQHVLRLQPDATALDQVVVTATRTPKALKDAPVVTRLITANDIKIADATNIQDLLTEQMPGLEFGYAMNQETSLNMNGFGGNAVLFLVDGERLAGETMDNVDYSRLNLDNVGRIEIVKGAASALYGANAVAGVINIISRENSEPWTANVNTRYNDFNKEWRHGGSFSFNARKWNSQTSIQRTTSDEVQLTSPFDTESNILHIYGGETFNVKERLTYKLSDKVKLIGRGGYFNRISKRSNYDDHYMDYSAGLKTVMNLSENDNLEISYGFDQYDKARYVNDERTHDHDYTNRQNTVRALYSHIFGKNTLTVGADFLNDYLTTYQFEDNESKNQNSCDAFAQFDYNPLQWLNIVASLRHDYFSASSQHATTGRLALMTKWKGFSIRANYAGGFRAPTLKEMYMNFDMAGMQMIYGNPDLKPEKSNNYNLALEHTGRVKNAGFFTGQYSLTLMGYYNKYDKRITTEDYADYIPGTGQPDVASRYCNEDGVEVSGIDFSAQYRSDMGLGVKLDYSYLHVGGRSVDSQFSQPRPHSATWRLDYDRQLCSFYRINAALSGRYLSAPDTNIKKHDSSYQLWKFTLQQRFLDAVNLNLTVDNLFGYTPKNYYWSSAMTTGRTFSVGLSVDIDRFVKVF
- a CDS encoding calycin-like domain-containing protein; translated protein: MKKFKTMMAMMLALVSMCVAFSSCSSDDDPVAVAAAKEIAGTYTGSLNMTVMGEASTYDNLTMKIEAVDDATVKVTLPACGEGMMALPALEVPAVKASGSNGAYAFSQENYAGTITVNGAEKKYTVTLHGTLKDKTLTVNYSVQYGKMPMPMIGKFVCTK